The following proteins come from a genomic window of Diorhabda carinulata isolate Delta chromosome X, icDioCari1.1, whole genome shotgun sequence:
- the LOC130900522 gene encoding uncharacterized protein LOC130900522, which yields MKYHSELPTLDEFMNFLKDKSDILQCLDESQQSTKSIGNLSKNKNNPVHMLLSTNKSLSCNYCKQAHTIYKCPQFLALNVDTRIHKIKNLHLCENCLLAGHDKQNCKHGKCTICKRKHNTLLHKQYNVVSPANNPSNEPTTSMNVVVNHNNSNTILKAETFANSLLSTVSCQIKDNQGNFHQIRALLDCGAQSNIITERLCSLLNIPLLPTNVSICGIGKSVSYINKKCSISLYSCVNDHEYTISCLVVPVITGNIPFAYFNPSTLKIPEHVQLSDPTFGCPQEVDLLLGANIFWDLLLNEKIKLGNNMLVNTVFGWIVTGVLPIDNNKTIMCNLSSHIPEDDQLKKFWEIEEIKGSNQFLSQDDIVSESLFNENTFRIENGQFVVKFPLKQSPELLGRSKPEAIRRFKTLEKRFADVQFKQLYTDFIQEYETLGHMTKITIEPDGIKYFLPHHGILKEMSTTTRLRVVFDGSCKTSTGWSLNDLQYIGPKVQNDIINILLRFRTYKFVVSADISKMYCQILIDREHRPLQQILWRDNPKSNFCTYHLNTVTYGTRSAPYLAIKCIKTLAEHNMNQYPKACETILKDMYVDDLLTGSNDLIELQKLCKDIYDVLSSANFILRKWIFNNFQVVCGFKDNNISNAILDIGDKESCKTLGIQWDNKNDILKYTIKQFTHRNTITKRHILSIIAQIYDPLGLLSPSIVIAKLIIQKLWSLHIRWDEPIPQDIEQTWYRFQNELGSLNQLSIPRNAIYLNYVLTDVHCFCDASRDAYSCCIYLRSVDDSGNYNVQLLCAKTKVSPLKTITIPKLELCACLLGAQLVNTVVNALNLKNIHYCLWSDSQVALCWINTEPNLLQTFVANRISKIQSLTNIENWRYVSTKENPADLASRGIMPKMLMSSAIWWKGPQFLLLQSSDWPITNFSISKHDLPELRKSKTILVISQHTKICDLFTKFSCLQRLKRVTAYCMRFINNNARKSDTKVIGPLSVEELENTNTILIKLSQMESFSEELELLRKNKQLDAKHKFASLALFIDEKGIIRVGGRLKNTYHLTSNIQSYSQVNTILPS from the coding sequence atgaaatatcatTCTGAATTACCAACTTTggacgaatttatgaatttcttgAAAGACAAATCTGACATTTTACAATGTTTGGACGAGTCTCAACAATCAACTAAATCCATAGGCAATTTAAGTAAGAATAAGAACAATCCAGTACATATgcttttatcaacaaataaatcattgtcctgtaattattgtaaacaagcTCATACAATTTATAAGTGTCCTCAGTTTTTAGCTTTAAATGTTGATACaagaattcataaaattaaaaatttgcacTTATGCGAAAATTGTTTACTTGCAGGTCatgataaacaaaattgtaaacACGGCAAATGTACAATATGCAAAAGGAAGCACAATACACTGCTTCACAAACAATATAATGTAGTATCCCCGGCAAATAATCCTTCTAATGAACCAACAACTTCGATGAATGTAGTTGTAAACCACAATAATTCAAACACGATTTTAAAAGCGGAAACTTTCGCCAATTCACTGTTATCTACCGTCTCATGTCAAATTAAAGACAACCAAggcaattttcatcaaataagaGCACTGCTGGATTGTGGAGCTCAATCCAATATAATAACTGAAAGGCTATGTAGTTTACTAAATATACCATTGTTACCTACCAATGTCTCAATTTGTGGAATAGGTAAATCTGtatcttatataaataaaaaatgttctatttcTCTTTATTCTTGCGTTAATGATCATGAATATACAATTTCATGTTTAGTCGTCCCTGTAATAACTGGTAATATTCCATTTGCTTATTTTAATCCTAGTACATTAAAGATACCGGAACATGTTCAATTATCTGATCCCACTTTTGGATGTCCACAAGAAGTCGATTTATTGTTGGGCGCCAATATATTTTGGGATTTgttattaaacgaaaaaataaaattgggaaATAATATGTTAGTTAACACTGTATTTGGATGGATAGTAACAGGTGTGCTtccaattgataataataaaacaatcatGTGTAACCTTTCAAGTCATATTCCTGAAGATGACCAGTTAAAGAAATTCTgggaaattgaagaaataaaaggtagtaatcaatttttatctcAAGACGATATTGTGAGTGAGTCTTTATTTAACGAAAATACTTTCCGCATAGAAAACGGTCAGTTTGTAGTAAAATTCCCGTTAAAACAATCCCCAGAACTATTGGGCAGGTCTAAGCCCGAAGCAATTAGAAGATTTAAGACATTAGAAAAACGGTTCGCGGATgttcaatttaaacaattataCACCGATTTTATTCAAGAATATGAAACTTTAGGTCATATGACTAAAATAACTATTGAACCCGATggaattaaatactttttaccACATCATggtattttaaaagaaatgagTACGACAACTCGTTTACGCGTAGTTTTTGATGGAAGCTGTAAGACGTCTACAGGGTGGTCGCTTAACGATCTACAATATATCGGCCCTAAAGTTCAGAATGACATTATAAACATTCTTTTACGATTCAGAACATATAAATTCGTGGTTTCAGCTGAcatatcaaaaatgtattgtCAAATTCTCATAGATCGAGAGCATAGACCTTTACAACAGATACTATGGCGTGATAACCCCAAAAGTAACTTTTGCACTTATCACTTGAATACAGTTACATATGGAACTCGATCAGCTCCATATCTGGCTATCAAGTGTATTAAGACACTAGCGGAACACAATATGAATCAATACCCCAAAGCCTGTGAAACAATACTAAAGGACATGTACGTGGACGATTTGTTGACCGGTTCTAACGATTTaatagaattacaaaaattatgcaAAGACATATATGATGTCTTATCATCCgctaatttcattttaagaaagtggatttttaataattttcaagtagTTTGTGGCTTCAAAGATAACAATATCTCAAATGCAATTTTAGATATAGGTGATAAAGAAAGTTGTAAAACTTTGGGAATCCAATGGgacaataaaaatgacattctaaaatatacaattaaacaATTTACCCATCGAAACACAATTACTAAACGTCACATTCTTTCAATTATTGCTCAAATTTACGATCCATTAGGGTTATTGAGCCCTTCAATAGTTATtgcaaaattaataatacagAAATTATGGTCCCTACACATTAGATGGGATGAGCCTATTCCACAAGATATAGAACAAACTTGGTATCGATTTCAGAATGAACTTGGCAGTTTAAATCAATTGTCTATTCCTAGAAAtgctatttatttaaactatgtACTTACAGATGTCCATTGCTTCTGCGATGCATCGAGAGATGCATATTCATGTTGCATATACTTACGTAGTGTTGACGATAGCGGAAATTATAACGTTCAATTACTATGTGCCAAAACCAAAGTGTCGCCACTGAAGACAATAACAATTCCAAAACTTGAATTGTGTGCTTGTCTTCTAGGAGCACAACTAGTAAATACTGTGGTCAATGccctcaatttaaaaaatattcattattgtttgtggtccGATTCTCAAGTCGCCCTATGTTGGATTAACACGGAACCCAATTTATTACAGACCTTTGTTGCTAATCGCATATCTAAAATACAATCTCTCACGAACATTGAAAATTGGAGGTATGTTAGTACTAAGGAAAACCCTGCAGATTTAGCATCTCGAGGTATAATGCCTAAAATGCTGATGTCAAGTGCAATTTGGTGGAAAGGacctcaatttttattgttacaatcaTCAGATTGGCcaattactaatttttcaatttctaaacaCGATCTCCCAGAACTAAGAAAATCTAAAACTATTTTGGTCATATCAcaacatacaaaaatttgtgatttatttacaaaattctctTGTTTACAACGATTAAAAAGAGTCACAGCATATTGTATgcgttttatcaataataatgcACGAAAATCTGATACCAAAGTTATTGGCCCATTATCAGTTGAAGAATTGGAAAACACCAatactattttaattaaattatctcAAATGGAATCATTTTCCGAGGAGCTAGAATTACTTCGTAAAAACAAGCAATTAGATGCTAAACATAAATTTGCCTCATTAGCGCTCTTTATTGATGAGAAAGGAATCATCAGAGTTGGGGGacgattaaaaaatacttaccaTTTAACATCAAACATCCAATCTTACTCTCAAGTAAACACAATTTTACCAagctaa
- the LOC130900521 gene encoding uncharacterized protein LOC130900521 translates to MRYDNHLNLLDEFDKIQSIIESECKEDDLDEQFNERDTFQDRYYAAFDFLKQFIQTLQPRLDTSVEQNSNSVNKISSNNFDPLQNVLLPKLKLPSFDGEFHHWLQFKTNFKTIICDNTNLNENQKFQFLKASLEGYASRFIEGLDSTDKPFERAWNLLGERFDKKQFLIDSHFKSILSVQNIVRENYIQFRKLLDEISKHLTSLEGLELTKDILYDFFIIYIVSNKLDKNTIRD, encoded by the coding sequence ATGCGATACGACAATCACTTAAATTTATTAGATGAATTTGACAAAATCCAATCGATTATAGAGTCTGAATGTAAAGAGGATGACTTAGATGAACAATTCAATGAACGCGATACATTTCAAGATAGATATTATGctgcttttgattttttgaaacaatttatacaaACTTTACAACCACGTCTAGATACAAGCGttgaacaaaattcaaattcagtTAACAAAATTTCGTCGAATAATTTTGATCCTCTTCAGAATGTTTTATTACCAAAGTTAAAATTACCTAGCTTTGATGGAGAGTTTCATCATTGGCTTcaatttaaaaccaattttaaaactaTCATATGTGACAATACAAATTTGAATGAGAATcagaaatttcagtttttaaaggCGTCTCTAGAAGGGTACGCTTCTCGATTTATTGAAGGTTTAGACAGTACAGACAAACCATTTGAAAGAGCTTGGAACCTTTTAGGTgaaagatttgataaaaaacaattcttaATCGATAGCCATTTCAAGTCTATTCTAAGTGTGCAAAATATTGTTagagaaaattatatacaattccGTAAGTTATTAGATGAAATTTCTAAACATTTAACATCGCTAGAAGGCTTAGAGTTAACTAAAGATATTTTATACgacttctttattatttatattgtgtcCAATAAATTGGACAAAAATACGATTCGTGACtag